A window of Methanobacterium aggregans genomic DNA:
TGGATGTGTGGGAGGGAGGTTATCCATTCCCAGCTCAGAGAATGAAAAAAGTTCTTCCAAGGATACTGTGCCCTGAGTGTTACAATGCAATGGGTGGTGGATGAATGGCAAACCTCACAAAAAGGTGCCTTGCAGAATTCATAGG
This region includes:
- a CDS encoding DUF2180 family protein, which translates into the protein MKCYICAKEGKDTDAVAMCIVCGMGLCMDHLVREDVDVWEGGYPFPAQRMKKVLPRILCPECYNAMGGG